From the genome of Colwellia psychrerythraea 34H, one region includes:
- the rsgA gene encoding small ribosomal subunit biogenesis GTPase RsgA, translating to MSKVKKLTKGQQRRIKANHDNRLHGKTTKNKDKVQWEDDDLGTPQQGVIISRFGQHADVESELGEIYRCNLRRSIGSLVCGDKVLWRLGRETQHSITGIIEAVHERDSVLSRPDVYDGVKPIAANISQILIVSSVLPVFNSDIIDRYLVAAEQTGITPVIVLNKTDLLDSISAEEQENIAKQLKIYQDIGYQVLYASSKSRDGISELKMQLAQHTSIFVGQSGVGKSTLVNALMPDLGILTKEVSDNSGLGQHTTTVARLYHFNEGGDLIDSPGIREFGLWHLTPEQVCHGFVEFSEFLGLCKFRDCKHQTDPGCALIAAAENEQINPARLASFQRILASLNDNKLTSRFNN from the coding sequence TTGTCTAAGGTAAAAAAACTGACCAAAGGTCAGCAAAGGCGCATTAAAGCCAATCATGATAATAGATTACATGGTAAAACCACTAAAAATAAAGATAAAGTGCAATGGGAAGATGACGACTTAGGCACTCCTCAGCAAGGCGTTATTATTAGTCGGTTTGGCCAACATGCCGATGTCGAAAGCGAACTTGGTGAAATATACCGCTGTAATTTACGTCGTTCTATTGGCTCGCTTGTCTGTGGAGACAAAGTACTTTGGCGTCTTGGCAGAGAAACTCAACATAGTATCACAGGTATAATAGAGGCTGTTCATGAACGTGACTCTGTATTAAGTCGTCCCGATGTTTATGATGGCGTTAAACCTATCGCGGCAAATATCAGTCAAATCCTCATTGTCTCTTCTGTGTTGCCTGTTTTTAATAGCGATATTATTGACCGCTACTTAGTAGCTGCAGAGCAAACGGGGATTACTCCTGTTATTGTGCTGAATAAAACTGATTTATTAGACAGTATAAGCGCTGAAGAACAAGAGAATATAGCCAAGCAATTGAAAATTTATCAAGATATTGGCTATCAAGTGCTTTACGCTAGCAGTAAGTCTCGCGATGGTATAAGTGAACTAAAAATGCAGCTTGCCCAGCATACCAGTATTTTCGTTGGTCAGTCTGGTGTCGGGAAATCAACGTTAGTTAATGCTCTCATGCCAGATTTAGGGATATTAACAAAAGAAGTCTCGGACAACTCAGGTTTAGGGCAACATACCACGACAGTGGCACGCTTATACCACTTTAATGAGGGGGGGGATTTAATTGACTCACCAGGTATTCGTGAATTTGGTTTATGGCATTTAACACCAGAACAAGTATGTCATGGTTTTGTTGAGTTCTCGGAATTTCTTGGCTTATGTAAATTCAGGGATTGTAAGCATCAAACAGATCCTGGCTGTGCTCTAATCGCTGCAGCAGAAAATGAACAAATAAATCCAGCTCGCTTAGCAAGTTTTCAACGTATATTAGCCAGCCTAAATGATAATAAATTAACTTCTCGCTTTAATAATTAA
- the asd gene encoding archaetidylserine decarboxylase (Phosphatidylserine decarboxylase is synthesized as a single chain precursor. Generation of the pyruvoyl active site from a Ser is coupled to cleavage of a Gly-Ser bond between the larger (beta) and smaller (alpha chains). It is an integral membrane protein.): protein MPKHAISRLVGKLAAAKMGWLTTKLISMFIKAYGINMNEAKLKKASDFDTFNNFFTRELEEGARIIDNDENTICYPVDGAISQQGDIIDGQLIQAKGFNYSVTSLLGGDEKTAAPFQGGKFSCIYLAPKDYHRIHMPMAATLREMIYVPGELFSVNPLTAQNVPDLFARNERVVAIFDTEMGELAMVLVGATIVASIETTWAGTITPPAGKDIFRWQYPKDGADAITFEKGDEMGRFKLGSTVVSTFAPNMISEFATDAGPGTVTRLGEIYAALDKSAS from the coding sequence ATGCCTAAACATGCTATTTCACGTTTAGTTGGTAAGTTAGCCGCTGCAAAAATGGGTTGGTTAACCACTAAGCTGATCAGTATGTTTATTAAAGCCTATGGCATTAATATGAATGAAGCTAAGCTTAAAAAGGCCAGTGACTTTGATACCTTCAATAACTTTTTCACTCGCGAACTAGAAGAGGGTGCTCGAATTATTGATAATGATGAGAATACAATCTGTTATCCCGTTGATGGTGCAATCAGTCAACAAGGCGATATTATTGATGGGCAACTTATTCAAGCAAAAGGTTTCAACTATAGTGTCACCTCCTTGCTCGGTGGTGACGAAAAAACAGCAGCGCCTTTTCAAGGAGGGAAATTCTCTTGTATTTACTTAGCACCAAAAGATTATCACCGTATTCACATGCCAATGGCAGCAACCTTACGTGAAATGATTTATGTACCCGGTGAACTATTTTCAGTTAATCCATTAACCGCTCAAAATGTACCCGACCTTTTCGCGAGAAATGAACGCGTAGTTGCCATTTTTGATACTGAAATGGGTGAACTCGCCATGGTATTAGTCGGTGCAACGATTGTTGCCAGTATAGAAACTACTTGGGCAGGTACGATTACGCCTCCTGCAGGAAAAGACATTTTTAGGTGGCAATATCCTAAAGACGGGGCTGATGCGATTACTTTTGAAAAAGGTGATGAAATGGGTCGCTTTAAACTAGGATCGACAGTTGTTAGTACTTTCGCACCTAATATGATTAGTGAATTTGCAACCGATGCTGGCCCTGGTACTGTCACTCGACTTGGCGAAATCTACGCTGCACTAGATAAGAGTGCTTCATAA
- a CDS encoding BlaI/MecI/CopY family transcriptional regulator, whose product MAQENSTVKPTQAELTLLNVLWKMGPATVRQVHDVVSTTQKTGYTTVLKILQIMHEKSLVIRDESNRAHVYAAANSQTQTQSSLIKDLISKAFGGSTSKLVMRAIDDSTSEQEINDIRQLLNSLEK is encoded by the coding sequence ATGGCACAAGAAAATTCCACAGTAAAACCTACACAGGCTGAGTTAACTTTACTTAATGTGCTATGGAAAATGGGCCCTGCAACCGTAAGACAAGTTCATGATGTCGTGAGCACAACGCAAAAAACTGGCTACACTACGGTATTAAAAATACTTCAAATAATGCATGAGAAATCACTGGTCATCCGAGATGAAAGTAATCGTGCTCATGTCTATGCCGCTGCCAATAGCCAAACACAAACACAATCATCACTCATTAAAGACTTAATTAGTAAAGCTTTTGGAGGCTCGACCTCAAAATTAGTCATGCGTGCTATCGACGACTCAACTAGTGAGCAAGAAATTAATGATATTCGCCAGTTACTAAACTCTTTAGAAAAGTAG
- a CDS encoding M56 family metallopeptidase: MFEQLFNSPFLYSLSLTLVHFLWQGLLVALILKSLLYIIDKNKSKLRYTLATFAMLSNAILAVLTFTMVYPDTSSGINSYLSPIPLTSLVNELTQQNALFTYQELLPSILAYSLPYLSLLWLATIAILSSKLLIEIRNVNNLPLHSSISPSLALSARFEELAKQIKLAKTPRLLISLKAEVPMAIGWLKPVVLLPASMVTGLNAAQLEMLILHELAHIRRHDYLVNFLQTLIELLFFFHPSVHWIGKQMRNEREYCSDDIAVQHCGDAIAYAHTLTDTASLCAKNHFHTIPTMAMAASGGDLKERVLRLVDHHCAPTNNTSKWLAAVSLLLALALLSMNQLLTMPFAQQLNNKFPWQEKNSINSNIASTTIAAMNFNKDNTSNRNTTLNNDSIAQQLLHREETLPDASVVELENNQNAFAVKSKNESELTTAIVEPLAISNYQDTIKAKETAQINRSATISSTKQITAGDNEVLTALRVKVQRDSRTTPQLTSAKSDLNVAKNSLSSTTNLQPLAIEKSQPQLILSSISADKFTAQPAIINSSQEGNMQLSLLNDKALNSKKDSYHKLAYNQEVNKLAEQSELYKASNTVKVGKASEIEPSKQEVLQMPTSFEAKLLNSINPVYPSLAKRRGLEMEVQVDFIIDRDGKVKDISFAQQSKLIYFKSAIRSAIRKWRFSPATINNRKVESKMTKIFSFSLHA; this comes from the coding sequence ATGTTTGAACAATTATTTAACAGCCCTTTTTTATATAGCTTATCGCTAACCTTAGTGCATTTTTTATGGCAAGGTTTACTGGTGGCGCTTATCTTAAAGTCCTTGTTATATATAATTGATAAGAATAAATCAAAACTGCGTTACACACTCGCTACGTTTGCAATGTTATCAAATGCAATACTTGCGGTACTGACCTTTACCATGGTTTACCCTGACACAAGCTCAGGCATTAATAGTTATCTCAGTCCCATTCCCCTTACAAGTTTAGTAAATGAGTTAACCCAACAAAATGCCTTGTTTACTTATCAAGAATTGTTGCCCTCAATTTTAGCCTATTCATTACCTTACCTGTCATTACTTTGGCTAGCTACCATTGCAATTCTTTCTAGCAAGCTACTCATTGAAATTCGTAATGTAAATAACTTACCTCTGCATTCGAGCATTTCCCCCTCTTTGGCTTTATCAGCCCGCTTTGAAGAATTGGCCAAACAAATAAAGTTAGCTAAAACACCCAGATTACTTATTTCATTGAAAGCTGAAGTACCTATGGCAATAGGGTGGTTAAAGCCTGTGGTATTGCTACCCGCTAGTATGGTGACCGGACTAAACGCGGCTCAACTTGAAATGCTTATTTTGCACGAACTTGCACATATTCGCCGTCATGATTATTTAGTTAATTTTTTACAAACACTGATCGAACTACTGTTTTTCTTCCACCCAAGTGTGCATTGGATCGGCAAGCAAATGCGTAATGAACGTGAATATTGTAGCGATGATATTGCTGTTCAACACTGCGGTGATGCCATAGCTTACGCACACACCCTAACGGATACCGCCTCTTTATGTGCTAAAAATCACTTCCATACGATTCCGACCATGGCAATGGCAGCATCCGGCGGTGATTTAAAAGAACGAGTGCTTCGCCTTGTTGATCATCATTGTGCCCCAACAAATAACACCAGCAAGTGGTTAGCGGCAGTAAGCCTACTTTTAGCGCTAGCATTATTGAGCATGAATCAATTATTGACCATGCCTTTTGCTCAACAGCTAAACAACAAATTCCCATGGCAAGAAAAAAACAGTATTAACAGTAATATTGCGAGCACAACGATTGCAGCAATGAATTTTAATAAAGACAACACAAGTAATCGGAATACAACACTGAACAATGATTCGATTGCTCAGCAACTACTCCATCGCGAAGAGACGTTACCTGATGCTTCTGTTGTAGAGTTAGAGAATAATCAGAATGCATTTGCTGTGAAAAGTAAAAACGAATCAGAGTTAACCACTGCTATTGTAGAGCCTTTGGCTATCAGCAATTATCAAGATACCATCAAAGCAAAGGAAACGGCTCAGATTAATCGAAGTGCAACAATTAGCAGTACAAAACAGATAACTGCGGGTGATAACGAGGTACTAACAGCCCTAAGGGTGAAAGTTCAGCGTGATAGTAGAACAACACCTCAACTGACTTCAGCAAAATCAGACCTAAATGTAGCAAAAAATAGTTTATCATCAACAACTAATTTGCAGCCGTTAGCTATTGAAAAATCACAACCTCAATTAATATTATCATCGATTTCAGCAGACAAGTTTACTGCGCAGCCAGCTATCATTAATTCATCTCAAGAGGGTAATATGCAATTATCCCTCTTAAATGATAAAGCGTTAAATAGCAAAAAAGACTCGTATCACAAATTGGCTTATAACCAAGAAGTTAACAAACTAGCCGAACAAAGTGAATTATATAAAGCCTCAAACACAGTTAAAGTTGGAAAGGCGAGCGAAATTGAACCATCAAAGCAAGAAGTATTGCAGATGCCAACCTCATTTGAGGCAAAATTACTTAACTCTATTAATCCAGTATATCCAAGCCTTGCAAAGCGCCGTGGCCTTGAGATGGAAGTACAAGTAGATTTCATTATAGATCGTGATGGTAAAGTTAAAGATATTAGTTTCGCGCAACAAAGTAAGCTTATTTATTTCAAATCAGCTATCCGCTCAGCTATTCGTAAATGGCGATTTAGTCCTGCTACGATAAACAACCGAAAGGTTGAAAGTAAGATGACAAAGATATTCTCTTTTAGCTTGCATGCCTAG